In a single window of the Drosophila miranda strain MSH22 chromosome XL, D.miranda_PacBio2.1, whole genome shotgun sequence genome:
- the LOC108151131 gene encoding uncharacterized protein LOC108151131 translates to MTMQSRSTSSISGSATRSTHTISMGLIMISAMAVLLVALPGGAVEARMAFEKLTDFDFPGNTYYSVKNLSLYECQGWCREEADCQAAAFSFVVNPLSPSQETHCQLQNDSSAANPSAAPQRSANMYYMVKLQLRSENVCHRPWSFERVPNKVIRGLDNALIYTSTKEACLSACLNEKRFVCRSVEYDYNNMKCVLSDSDRRSSGQFVQLVDAQGTDYFENLCLKPVQACKNTRSFANAQRMGVSEEKVAQYVGLHYYTDKELQVTSESACRLACEIESEFLCRSFLYLGQPQGAQYNCRLYHLDHKTLPDGPSTYLNHERPLIDHGEPIGQYFENQCEKSASGPGSPPGTLDKIDTLPVSLDTIEDPNLTNLTRNDVNCDKTGTCYDVSVHCKDTRIAVQVRTNKPFNGRIYALGRSETCNIDVINSDAFRLDLTMIGQDCNTQSVTGVYSNTVVLQHHSVVMTKADKIYKVKCTYDMSSKNITFGMMPIRDPDMIHINSSPEAPPPRIRILDTRQREVETVRIGDRLNFRIEIPEDTPYGIFARSCVAMAKDARTSFKIIDDDGCPTDPTIFPGFTADGNALQSTYEAFRFTESYGVIFQCNVKYCLGPCEPAVCEWNMESFESLGRRRRRSIDNHDSKNTTMNISQEILVLDFGDEKREFFKADPSTDFAKDKTVTIIEPCPTKTSVLALAVTCALMILLYISTLFCYYMKKWMQPHKIVA, encoded by the exons ATGACAATGCAGTCAAGATCGACCAGCAGTATCAGCGGGAGTGCCACCCGCAGCACACACACGATCTCCATGGGACTGATTATGATCTCGGCCATGGCCGTGCTCCTGGTGGCGCTCCCCGGCGGCGCAGTAGAAGCCCGCATGGCTTTCGAGAAGTTGACAGACTTTGACTTTCCGGGAAACACGTACTACAGCGTGAAGAACCTATCCCTGTACGAGTGCCAGGGCTGGTGCCGCGAGGAGGCCGACTGCCAGGCGGCCGCATTCAGCTTCGTTGTGAATCCGCTGTCGCCCTCGCAGGAGACACACTGCCAGTTGCAGAACGACTCTTCAGCGGCCAATCCCTCGGCTGCgcctcagcggtcggccaacATGTACTACATGGTgaagctgcagctgcgcagcgAGAACGTGTGCCACCGGCCGTGGTCCTTCGAGCGGGTGCCCAATAAGGTTATTCGGGGGCTGGACAATGCCCTCATCTACACTAGCACCAAGGAGGCCTGCCTGTCCGCCTGCCTCAATGAGAAGCGCTTCGTATGCCGCTCCGTAGAGTACGACTACAACAATATGAAGTGCGTGCTGAGCGACTCGGACCGACGTAGCTCCGGCCAGTTCGTTCAGCTGGTGGACGCACAGGGCACCGACTACTTCGAGAACCTCTGCTTGAAGCCGGTCCAGGCCTGCAAGAATACACGCTCCTTCGCCAATGCCCAACGCATGGGCGTCTCTGAGGAGAAGGTGGCCCAGTACGTCGGCCTCCACTACTACACGGACAAGGAGCTGCAGGTGACCTCCGAGTCGGCATGCCGGCTGGCCTGCGAGATTGAGTCCGAGTTCCTGTGCCGCTCCTTCCTCTACCTGGGCCAGCCGCAAGGCGCCCAGTACAACTGCCGGCTATATCACCTTGACCACAAAACCCTGCCCGACGGCCCATCCACCTACCTCAATCACGAGCGCCCCCTAATCGACCACGGCGAGCCCATCGGCCAGTACTTTGAGAACCAGTGCGAGAAGTCCGCCTCCGGGCCCGGCTCTCCCCCAGGCACCCTCGACAAGATCGACACGTTGCCCGTCAGCTTGGACACTATTGAGGACCCTAATCTCACCAACCTTACCCGCAACGATGTCAACTGCGACAAGACTGGCACTTGCTACGATG TTTCTGTTCACTGCAAGGACACAAGGATCGCGGTCCAGGTGAGAACCAACAAGCCCTTCAACGGACGCATCTACGCTTTGGGGCGGTCCGAGACCTGCAACATCGATGTGATCAACTCAGACGCCTTTCGACTGGATCTGACCATGATTGGACAGGACTGCAACACTCAGAGCGTG ACTGGCGTCTATTCAAACACGGTGGTGCTGCAGCACCATAGCGTGGTGATGACCAAGGCAGACAAGATCTACAAGGTAAAGTGCACATACGACATGAGCTCGAAGAACATCACTTTCGGAATGATGCCCATCCGCGATCCGGATATGATCCACATCAACTCGTCGCCGGAAGCGCCACCACCAAGGATCCGCATCCTGGACACGCGCCAGCGCGAGGTGGAGACAGTGCGCATTGGAGACCGCCTCAACTTCCGCATCGAGATACCCGAAGACA CTCCTTATGGCATCTTTGCCCGCTCGTGTGTGGCCATGGCCAAGGATGCCCGCACCAGCTTCAAGATCATCGACGACGACGGCTGCCCCACTGATCCCACCATCTTCCCCGGATTCACCGCCGACGGCAATGCCCTGCAATCCACCTACGAGGCTTTTCGCTTCACTGAGAGCTACGGTGTCATCTTCCAGTGCAATGTCAAGTACTGCCTCGGCCCCTGTGAGCCGGCCGTCTGTGAATGGAATATGGAGTCTTTCGAGTCACTAGGCAGAAGGCGTCGTCGTTCAATCGATAA CCATGACTCCAAGAACACCACCATGAACATCTCTCAGGAGATTCTGGTCCTGGACTTTGGTGATGAGAAGCGCGAATTCTTCAAGGCAGATCCCAGCACAGACTTTGCCAAAG ACA